The Streptomyces sp. ICC1 DNA window ACACCGGAGTCGTCGGGCGCCCGATGAGCCGGGCCAGGTCGCCGTCCGTGGAGCCCAGCCGGCCGCGCCGGATCGCCGCGTCCACGTCCGCGAACACCGCCGCGAAGCCCTCCGGGAGCCCGGCGGCGGTCAGGACGGCCCGGTGCGCCTCGGGCGTGAGCTCGGTGTACGCGACCTCGCGGCCCGACTGGGCCGACAGCTCCGCGGCGTACTCCGCGAGGCTCCAGGAGGCGTCCCCGGAGAGCTCGTAGGCCCGGTTCAGGTGGCCCTCGCCGGTCAGCACCACGGCCGCGGCGGCCGCGTAGTCCGCGCGGGCCGCGGAAGCGACACGGCCCTCGCCCGCGCTGCCCACCAGCGCGCCCCGCTCCAGGTGGGAGGTCAGGTCGCGGGTGTAGTTCTCGTGGTACCAGCCGTTGCGCAGGAAGGTGTACGGGATCCCGGAGTCGAGGATGGCCTGCTCGGTGGCGCGGTGCTCCGCCGCCAATTCGAAGTCGGCCTCGGGTCCGCCGAGGATCCCGGTGTAGGCGAGCTGGGCGACCCCGGCGGCGCGCGCGGCCTTCAGGACGGCGGTGTGCTGGGCGATCCGGCGGCCGATCTCGTTGCCGGAGACCAGCAGCACCCGGTCGCCGGCCCGGAAGGCGCGGGCCAGGCTCGCGGGGTCGTCGTAGTCGGCGACCCGCAGCTCGACGCCGCGCTCGGCGAGGTCCGCGGCCTTGGCGGCGTCGCGCACGACGGCCGCGATCCGGTCGGCGGGGACGCGGGTCAGCAGCTCCTCGACGACGAGGCGGCCGAGGGCTCCGGTGGCTCCGGTGACGACGATGCTCATGGGGGTCTCCTTCGTGCGGCGGCCTCGGGGGCGGGGCCTGTCACTACCGTACGGGAAGCGCTAACTTTTGGAAAGTAAGCTGGTGGGGGCGGTGGTGGCACACGCTCGGAGATGCGGAAGCCCGGGCCTCCACGAGGAGGTCCGGGCTTCGGTCGTACACGTCCCGACGGCTCGGCGGACTCAGCCGACGACGGTCCAGGTGTCGTTGCCGCTCAGCAGCGCACCCAGATCGCCCTTGCCGTTGCGTTCTACGGCTGTTTCGAGTTGTTCGGCCATGAGGGTGTCGTAGACGGGCCGGCGCACGTTGCGGAAGACGCCGATGGGCGTCCGGTGCAGCGTGTCGGGGTCGGCGAGCCGGGAGAGTGCGAAGGCGTTGGTCGGTGAGGCGGTGGATGCGTCGTGGACCAGGATCCGGTGCTCGTTGTCCGGGGTGACGGTGACGACTTCCAGGTCCCCGGTGGTCACGTCGCGGACGACGCCTTTGGTGTGGTCGGTGCCGAAGCGGATCGGCTGCCCCTGTTCGAGGCGGATCACCGCTTCCTGGGCCTGTTCGTGGTCTTTGAGGACTTCGAAGGCGCCGTCGTTGAAGATGTTGCAGTTCTGGTAGATCTCCACGAGGGCTGTGCCCTGGTGGTCGGCGGCGGCGCGCAGGACTTCGGTGAGGTGTTTGCGGTCGGAGTCGACGGTCCGTGCCACGAAGGAGGCCTCCGCGCCGATGGCCAGGGAGACCGGGTTGAACGGGGCGTCGAGGGAGCCCATCGGCGTGGATTTGGTGATCTTGCCGACTTCGGAGGTGGGTGAGTACTGGCCTTTGGTGAGCCCGTAGATCCGGTTGTTGAAGAGGAGGATCTTGAGGTTGACGTTGCGGCGCAGGGCGTGGATGAGGTGGTTGCCGCCGATGGACAGGGCGTCGCCGTCGCCGGTGACGACCCAGACGGACAGGTCGCGGCGGGAGGAGGCGAGTCCGGTGGCGATGGCGGGGGCGCGGCCGTGGATGGAGTGCATCCCGTAGGTGTTCATGTAGTACGGGAAGCGGGAGGAGCAGCCGATGCCGGAGACGAAGACGATGTTCTCTTTGGCCAGGCCGAGTTCGGGCATGAAGCCCTGGACGGCGGCGAGGACGGCGTAGTCGCCGCAGCCGGGGCACCAGCGGACTTCCTGGTCGGATTTGAAGTCTTTCATGGACTGTTTCGCGGTGGCTTTGGGGACGAGGGAGAGCAGGGTGGGTGCCTCAGTCATTGATGGCCTCCTTGAGATGCGTGGCGAGCTGCTCGGCCTTGAAGGGCATGCCGTTGACCTGGTTGTACGACTGTGCGTCGATCAGGTATTTGGCCCTCAGGAGGGTGGCGAGCTGCCCGAGGTTCATCTCCGGCACCACTACCTTGTCGTAACGCCCCAGGACCTCGCCCAGATTCCTGGGGAAGGGGTTGAGGTGGCGCAGGTGGGCCTGGGCGATGGGGACACCCGCGATCCGCAGGCGGCGTACGGCGGCGGTGATGGGGCCGTAGGTGGAGCCCCAGCCGATCACCAGGGTCCGCGCCTGGTCCGGGTCGTCGACTTCCAGGTCGGGGACGTGGATGCCGTCGATTTTGGCTTGTCGGGTGCGGACCATGAAGTCGTGGTTGGCGGGGTCGTAGGAGATGTTGCCGGTGCCGTCCTGTTTTTCGATGCCGCCGATGCGGTGTTCGAGGCCGGGGGTGCCGGGGTTGCTGCTTATATACATCTGACGCTGCCGACGAGACGGCATGCGGATGGCCGTGCCGGCGGGGGTGCGCGACGTCACCTCCGGCAACCCGGACGTGACGTTGCTGCCCGCGCTGGGCGACGCGCTGGCGGGCGCGGCGCGCCGCTACGCCCTGGAGCCCAACCTCTACGGGCAGGAGCCGGGCGTTTCGGGCGCGGCCCGGCTGGCCGGGGCGGGCCTGGGCGCCGACGGGGGGCCGGGCCGGGCGCTCTGGGGCCGGGCCTCGGTGGGGGGGGCGGGCGTGGGGGTGGGGGCGGCCTCGGCGTGGGGGGTGGGGGGTTCCAAGTGGCAGCTCCTTGTTGGGTGGTTGCGGGCATGCGGCAGCGGCCGGGCACCGGGTTGCCGGGTGGTTTGCGGGTGGGGGAGGTGACGGGGGCCGCCTGTGGCGTTGGCCCGCCAGGCGTTTCGCCCTCGCTCGCAGGCAGTCAGCTGCGGCGGGGGAAGACGAACAGTACGTCCGACCCCGGGCACAGTCCAGCGTTTCTGTGTCAGCTCCGCGCAGAATCGTCTGTTAACGTGCCGCCCCCTCAAGCGGCCAGACCGAGCAGGTCCAGCAGGTCGGCGGTCACCACTCGGTAGGCGTTGCCCATCCGCAGCACCTTGCACGGGTACTGACCTCGCTTCGCCAGCTCGTACCCCTTGCTCCGCCCGAGACCCAGAGCACGGTTGCCCGTGTCCAGGTCAACGGCCACGGGAAGGGCCATCAGCTCCTCCCGGCCCATCCCCTTCACCCGGCTTGCGATCCTTTCGTCGCGCACGAGGCGCTCCTCTCGTCACAGCCCACGGCGAACACGTCATCGCGTCCGGCTCCAGGCGTATGACTTTCACGGTAAGAAAGTTATTGTGTCTGCATGACACAACATCGCTTGGATGATGAAGACGAGGACGACTTCCCGGAATGGGTCGACCGGATCAAGAACAACGTCGCCGGCGAAGTCCGCCGGCGGAGGAAGGAGATGGGATGGAGCGCGCAGCGGCTGGCAGAGCGATGCGAGGAGCTCGGCCACCCCATCCCGCGCAACGTGATCGCCAACCTGGAATCAGGCCGCCGGGCCAACCTGCCCCTGGTCGACGTCATGATCCTGGCCGCCGCCCTGTATACGTCCCCGATCTGCCTGATCTTCCCCATCGGCTACGTCGAGGAGACCCAGGAACTTCCCTTCAGCCACCCCATCTCGACCTGGGACGCCATGCGGATGTTCACCGGTGAGGAACCGGGCTACTACTCCGATGCCGGGCTGATCCCCGACTTCAACCGCCACGCCAGCCTGGTCCGCACCATCGAGGCCGCCCTGCGCGAAGCGGAACGGGCCGGTTTCGCCGCTGAGACGGCGGCCAACCCCGCCCAGCGCGAGGAAGCCGAACGCAAGAGGGACAGCTACAACGCACAGGTCAAAGAGGCCACCTGGCAACTCCAGATGGTCCGCGGACAGATCCGCGACGAAGCCGCCACCCCGCCAGAACTGCCACCAGCACTCGCCGACATCGACCCACCCGACACCGACGAAGAGGACGCCATTTGAAGGGCTCCACCCACCGCCGCTGCTACTGCCGCGACCCGAAGACCGGCAAGCCGCTCGGCAAGACGTGCCCCAAGCTCTCCAGCCGCAAGCACGGCTCCTACTCCGTACGCCAGGAACTCCCGCCCCGCGAGGACGGCACCCGCCGCTCCTTCAACCGCGCCGGGTACGAGAGCCTGAAGGCGGCGCAGGCCGATCTGGACTTCGTACGTGCTCTCCTGGGCATACCGGCGGCGGACGACCCCGAGAGCGTCGCCAGCGTCGCGGCGCTCCTGGAGCAAGTGGCCGATGAGAAGGCGCCGCTCCCTGACGTCGAGGAGACCCGACGCCGGCTGCGGGCCGGAACCTCTCTCCTCGGGTCGATCACCGTCGGCGAATGGCTGGACCGCTGGCTCGCGTCGAAGAAGACGCGCAAGACCACGACGAACGGCTACGCCTCCCACATCCGCGTCCACCTCCGGCCCCGCATCGGGCACCTCCGCCTCGACCGGCTGAACGTCGCCCACTTGGTCGAGATGTTCGACGCCCTTGCCGATGCCAACGAGGCGATCGAGGCCCACAACCTGGCCCGGCGTGAGCAGATCGCCCGCTGCAAGCCGAGCAAGGCCGGCAGGCCGGTCGCGGCCGAGCGGGCGCTCCTGGCCGCCGAGCGGGCCAAGCTCGCCGCGATGGAGCCCTTCCGGAAGCCCACCGGGCCCGCGACCCGGCAGAGCATCCGCCGCACCCTGCGGGCGGCGCTGAACGGGGCGATACGCCAACAGCTCATCATCTTCAACCCGGCGTCCCACGTGGAGCTGGAGTCCGGCAAGCGCCCGAAGCCCCTGCTGTGGACGGACGCCCGCGTGGCCCGGTGGCGCCTCACCGGCGAGAAGCCCTCCCCCGTCATGGTCTGGACCCCGGCCCAGTTCGGCGCCTTCCTCGACGAGGCCGAGGGCGACCGGCTGTACGCCTTCTTCCACCTCTCCGGCACACGCGGTCTGCGGCGCGGCGAGTGCGTCGGCCAGGAGTGGTCCGACGTCGACCTGGAGGGCGGGCAGATCACGCCGGCCAAGGAGATCGTGGTGGACGGCTGGGACCCGTACGAGTCCGCGCCGAAGACGGACGGCAGCGCCAGCACCATCGCGCTGGACAGCCTGAACGTGACCGCCCTGCGTGAGCACCGGGTACGCCAGCTCGCGGAGCGGGAGAAGTGGGGCCCGGCCTGGCAGGACACAGGCAAGGTCTTCACCCAGGAGGACGGCTCCTGGCTCCACCCCGAGACCGCCTCGGAGACCTTCCGGCAGATCCTGGCCCGCACGGACCTGCCGCCGATCACCCTTCGTGATCTACGCCACGTCGCGGCCACCCTCACCCACGGCGGTGGCGGCGACCTCCACACGATCAAGGAGACGCTCCGGCACTCCACGATCACGCTGACCTCGGACACGTACACGAGCCTGCTCCCGGAAGTCGACCAGGCAGCCGCCGAAGCGGCGGCCCGGCTGGTACCTCGCACCCGCTCGGAGAAGGCCTCGGAAACAAGCCAGGCCACACCCTGAGGAAAACCGCGCAGCATTGCTCTCGTGGAAATCGAGAGCAACCCGTCCATCACGCTGATCACGCCGGACCGCGCTGCAGCGTGCACGGCCTTCACCCGGTCAAGGCGGCGTTGCATCCGAACTATGCCGGCCGGAGTGGTGGTACCGGCTGGGGCTGGGCGAGGCTCAGCGTGGTGTGCCTGTGGCGCCGCACCTGTTGGGGTTAGGCGCCACAAAGGGGATGCATGGTCTATCGGTCCTGTTCGGCCGGGTACGCGAACTTCGTCGTCTGCGAGAAGCACATGCGCGATCCGCTCCAGCACGGCCTGAAGCGGACGGGACTCTCGACACGGATCGACCGCCGCCCCGCGGATACCGTAGTGGCCATCGAACAAGCACTGGGGACACCGTCAGTCCCCATGTCGGCCGACGCGAGATTGTCAGCGGAGAGGCTCAGCGGGAGGGCACGTTTTCGTACAGCTGCTGGCGCAGGTTCAGAAGGGCGTTGGTGTTGGCTACCGCCGCGAGTTTGGCGAGCAGGTCCCGGATCAGCGGATGGTCGCCGTCGCGTACGGCCTCGACGATTTGGTCGATGAGTTGGCGGACGTGGAGGTCGATCGCTGTGGGGTCGGCCGGGGCCCCACCATGACCGGACGACCCCGCCGCGTGTGACGGCCCGGCGCTCGCTCCGGTACCCGGCGTTGCCGTCACTCGTCCTCCAACGCTGCCCGGTCGGCGGAGGTTACCGGGCGCATGATGTCCGCGGTGGTCACGGCGGCTTCGCCGTAACGGCGTGAGGTTTGCCTCGGGTGACCGGCCTGAGTCGACCTCTCCGCGCACGGGGCTTTAGACAAGTAAGCGGTCTTTTCCGGCAGATAGGTGGAAGATCCCGGCATCTGGGTGAACCCAGCTCGGGTTGTGCACGCGGCTGCGTTCGCGCGCGATGACACTCGCCAGCGGGGCCCGGCCGTGGCCATTTCCTGTGACTGGTACACAGTCCCGACCGGAGGTAGACCGAGGTGGCGGTGAACGGGAACCCGACCGTCCGACGGCGTCGGCTGGGCGCGGAGCTGCGCCGGCTGCGTCTGGCCAGTGGCCTGACCAGTACGCAGGTGGCCGAACACCTGTTGATTTCCCAGCCCAAGATCAGCCACCTGGAGAACGGCCGCCGCGCCATCAAGCCTCGTGATGTACGGGACCTGTGCGCCCTCTACCAAGTCACCGACCCGCACGTCGTCGACTCGTTGATGCAGATGGCCACGGAAGCGGACCGGCAGGGCTGGTGGGTCGCCTGCGGGGAGGTCCCGTACGCCGTCTACATCGGCTTGGAGTCGGCAGCCGCTTCCATCCGCTCCTACGAGCCCCTGGTGATCCCGGGCCTGCTGCAAACTCCTGCCTACGCGGCTGCGGTCGTCGCGGAAACGATCCCTCTGGCCACCCCTGAACAGATCGCCGTGCGCAGTGAGGTCCGGCTGCGTCGTCAGTCCCGGGCCCACCACCCGGCCAGGTCTGTGCGCTTATGGGCCGTGCTGGACGAATCCGCTCTGCGCCGCGTGGTCGGCAGCCCCAGGATCATGCGGGAACAGCTTGAGTTCCTGAACCACATCGGCGCACAGCCGCACATCACCGTGCAGGTCCTCCCGCACGAGGCGGGAGCCCATCCGGGCATCTCGGGACAGTTCTCCATCCTCGACTTCCCCGACGCCGCCACGGGGACGGTGTATCTGGAGCGTTTCACCAGCGACCTCTACCTGGAGAAACCATCCGACGTACGGCAGTTCAGCACCATGTACGACCACCTTCAGGCGCAGGCCCTGAGCCCGGAGTGCACCCGCCAGTTCATTGCCCGCGCTGCCAAGGAGCTGCTGGCCGCCGGATCGCTGTGCGGCCGGTCGTGATCACCGCACCGGCCGCAAACCACTGCGTTCTATTGGGCTCGCGGCCGGTGGCGATGGCTTCGGCGTAGGCGGCGAGGGTGCGTAGAGGGTGGAGCGGCCGACGCCGAGGTGCTTGACGATGGCGGTGACGGACTCCTTGGCGTCGCGGCGGCGGAGGGCGACGGCGAGCATGTCGCCGTCGATGGCGGGCGGCCGGCCAGCCGCCGTGGTTGCCGTTGGCCGCGGCGGTGTCCAGGCCGATCAGAGTCCGCTCGTGGATGAACTCCCGCTCGACCTCCACCATCGCGGCGAAGACCACCGACATCCGTCTGTCGTTCGACACCCCAGCAAGCCCACGTCGTAGCGCTGAATGACGCCCCGTCCCGGGCCGTCCGCTCACGCATCGCTCACGCACAGGCCCGGAAACGACTGAGCGCCCCACCCGGCCGGAACCGGGTGAGGCGCTCAGTAGCAGGTCAGAGGACGTGTCCCCCGCCTGTGAGCAGTAGGCCATGTCGGACTCGAACCGACAACCAACGGATTAAAAGTCCGCTGCTCTGCCAATTGAGCTAATGGCCCTCGGCTTGCTCCCCCCAGAGCATAGCCCGAGAGGGCCGGACCACCGATCGCATATCGGCGGTCCGGCCCGGGGATGTCGGCGGTGCTCCCCGCTCAGCCACCGGGGCGTACGACCACGGCGCCCGAGGCGGTCACCGTGAGCGGGCCGGAGAGCGCCAGTTCGGCCCCCTGCCCGTCCGCGGGCCGGGCCTTCAGCGTCCAGGTGTACCCGCCCTTGGGCAGGGTGATGCCGGAGGAGTCCTTGCCGTCCGTCCTGGGCCGCAGCAGCCCGCGCACCTCACCGCCGTTGATGGTGCGCACGACCTTGCCCGTGGCGTTGTCGGTCAGCGTCATCGCCCAGGAGGCGGCCGGCTTCGACAGCCAGAACCGCGGCTCCCAGCGCTTGGTGTACCCGGACAGCCAGGGCCCGGACGCCGCGACGTCCTGGTCGATGACCGCCAGCGGGGAGGCCTTGCCCGTGATCCCCACGATGTGGACGGCCTGGTCCGGGTCGAGGTAGGCGAACTTGCCGCCGAAGGGATCGAGGGCGAACTC harbors:
- a CDS encoding 2-oxoacid:ferredoxin oxidoreductase subunit beta, which gives rise to MTEAPTLLSLVPKATAKQSMKDFKSDQEVRWCPGCGDYAVLAAVQGFMPELGLAKENIVFVSGIGCSSRFPYYMNTYGMHSIHGRAPAIATGLASSRRDLSVWVVTGDGDALSIGGNHLIHALRRNVNLKILLFNNRIYGLTKGQYSPTSEVGKITKSTPMGSLDAPFNPVSLAIGAEASFVARTVDSDRKHLTEVLRAAADHQGTALVEIYQNCNIFNDGAFEVLKDHEQAQEAVIRLEQGQPIRFGTDHTKGVVRDVTTGDLEVVTVTPDNEHRILVHDASTASPTNAFALSRLADPDTLHRTPIGVFRNVRRPVYDTLMAEQLETAVERNGKGDLGALLSGNDTWTVVG
- a CDS encoding SDR family oxidoreductase, whose translation is MSIVVTGATGALGRLVVEELLTRVPADRIAAVVRDAAKAADLAERGVELRVADYDDPASLARAFRAGDRVLLVSGNEIGRRIAQHTAVLKAARAAGVAQLAYTGILGGPEADFELAAEHRATEQAILDSGIPYTFLRNGWYHENYTRDLTSHLERGALVGSAGEGRVASAARADYAAAAAVVLTGEGHLNRAYELSGDASWSLAEYAAELSAQSGREVAYTELTPEAHRAVLTAAGLPEGFAAVFADVDAAIRRGRLGSTDGDLARLIGRPTTPVSGAIADALAAARR
- a CDS encoding helix-turn-helix transcriptional regulator gives rise to the protein MAVNGNPTVRRRRLGAELRRLRLASGLTSTQVAEHLLISQPKISHLENGRRAIKPRDVRDLCALYQVTDPHVVDSLMQMATEADRQGWWVACGEVPYAVYIGLESAAASIRSYEPLVIPGLLQTPAYAAAVVAETIPLATPEQIAVRSEVRLRRQSRAHHPARSVRLWAVLDESALRRVVGSPRIMREQLEFLNHIGAQPHITVQVLPHEAGAHPGISGQFSILDFPDAATGTVYLERFTSDLYLEKPSDVRQFSTMYDHLQAQALSPECTRQFIARAAKELLAAGSLCGRS
- a CDS encoding helix-turn-helix transcriptional regulator; this translates as MTQHRLDDEDEDDFPEWVDRIKNNVAGEVRRRRKEMGWSAQRLAERCEELGHPIPRNVIANLESGRRANLPLVDVMILAAALYTSPICLIFPIGYVEETQELPFSHPISTWDAMRMFTGEEPGYYSDAGLIPDFNRHASLVRTIEAALREAERAGFAAETAANPAQREEAERKRDSYNAQVKEATWQLQMVRGQIRDEAATPPELPPALADIDPPDTDEEDAI
- a CDS encoding site-specific integrase translates to MKGSTHRRCYCRDPKTGKPLGKTCPKLSSRKHGSYSVRQELPPREDGTRRSFNRAGYESLKAAQADLDFVRALLGIPAADDPESVASVAALLEQVADEKAPLPDVEETRRRLRAGTSLLGSITVGEWLDRWLASKKTRKTTTNGYASHIRVHLRPRIGHLRLDRLNVAHLVEMFDALADANEAIEAHNLARREQIARCKPSKAGRPVAAERALLAAERAKLAAMEPFRKPTGPATRQSIRRTLRAALNGAIRQQLIIFNPASHVELESGKRPKPLLWTDARVARWRLTGEKPSPVMVWTPAQFGAFLDEAEGDRLYAFFHLSGTRGLRRGECVGQEWSDVDLEGGQITPAKEIVVDGWDPYESAPKTDGSASTIALDSLNVTALREHRVRQLAEREKWGPAWQDTGKVFTQEDGSWLHPETASETFRQILARTDLPPITLRDLRHVAATLTHGGGGDLHTIKETLRHSTITLTSDTYTSLLPEVDQAAAEAAARLVPRTRSEKASETSQATP